Proteins from one Phalacrocorax carbo chromosome 19, bPhaCar2.1, whole genome shotgun sequence genomic window:
- the TLE2 gene encoding transducin-like enhancer protein 2 isoform X3, with translation MEWMVAVLQDQSTGLKLECEKLVSEKTEMQRHYVMYYEMSYGLNIEMHKQAEIVKRLSAICAQIIPFLTQEHQQQVLQAVERAKQVTMGELNSIVGQQQLQHLSHHASPIPLTSHPSSMQPSSLSGVSSTSGLLALSGALMAQSQLAAKEDRVAQDGENRERTPSRSVSASPPESLQDEERTGGMGLKRKREEKDLPGHYDSDGDKSDYNLVVDEDAPSEPGSPGRAPSSRLPPAHREMPESPASITSSRSATPLKPKDQSLTDPPASAPTSKPSASSPPHDSLTPGPSSAALLRQLPAKAPATNTITLRSPLSVSSPYTASFGMVPHATLSGELPAPSVYMGIHLSPQVSSAVMYGRSPMVAFESHPHLRASTISSSLSTIPGGKPAYSFHVSADGQMQPVPFPPDALIGSGIPRHARQLHTLTHGEVVCAVSISSSTQHVYTGGKGCVKVWDVAQPGTKTAVAQLDCLNRDNYIRSCKLLPDGRSLIVGGEASTLSIWDLAAPTPRIKAELTSSAPACYALAISPDAKVCFSCCSDGNIVVWDLQNQTMVRQFQGHTDGASCIDISNYGTKLWTGGLDNTVRCWDLREGRQLQQHDFSSQIFSLGYCPTGEWLAVGMESSNVEILHVTKPEKYQLHLHESCVLSLKFASCGKWFVSTGKDNLLNAWRTPYGASIFQSKESSSVLSCDISINDKFIVTGSGDKKATVYEVVY, from the exons ATGGAGTGGATGGTAGCAGTGCTGCAGGACCAGAGCACTGG CCTGAAGCTAGAATGTGAGAAGCTGGTGAGCGAGAAGACGGAGATGCAGAGACATTATGTCATG TACTATGAGATGTCCTACGGGCTGAACATTGAAATGCACAAGCAG GCGGAGATTGTCAAGAGACTGAGTGCCATCTGCGCCCAGATTATACCTTTTCTGACGCAGGAG caccagcagcaggtcctgcagGCTGTGGAGCGGGCCAAGCAGGTGACCATGGGAGAACTGAACAGCATCGTGGGG CAGCAACAGCTTCAGCACCTCTCCCACCACGCATCCCCCATCCCGCTGACATCCCACCCCTCCAGCATGCAGCCTTCTAGCCTCAGCGGGGTCAGCAGCACCTCGGGGCTTCTGGCCCTCTCCGGGGCATTGATGGCACAGTCTCAGCTGGCTGCCAAGGAGGACAGAGTGGCCCAGGATGGGGAGAACAGAG AGCGCACCCCGAGCCGG AGTGTTTCTGCTTCCCCTCCTGAGAGCCTGCAGGATGAGGAGCGGACAGGAGGCATGGGGCTGAAGCGGAAGCGGGAGGAGAAAGACCTGCCTGGGCATTAT GATAGCGATGGGGACAAGAGTGACTACAACCTTGTGGTGGATGAG GACGCCCCCTCGGAgcccggcagccccggccgcgCACCCAGCAGCCGGCTCCCGCCAGCCCACCGGGAGATGCCCGAGAGCCCTGCCTCCATCACCTCTAGCCGGAGCGCGACGCCCCTCAAGCCGAAGGACCAGAGTCTG ACCGACCCTCCAGCCAGCGCGCCCACCTCCAAGCCCTCTGCTTCCTCGCCACCCCACGACTCTCTCACGCCTGGGCCCAGCTCGGCCGCCCTGCTCCGGCAGCTCCCTGCCAAAGCACCCGCCACCAACACCATCA CTCTCCGCAGCCCGCTGAGCGTGTCCAGCCCCTACACGGCCTCCTTTGGGATGGTGCCCCACGCCACCCTCAGCGGGGagctcccagcccccagcgTGTACATGGGCATCCACCTCTCGCCGCAGGTCAGCAGTGCTGTGATGTACGGCCGGTCCCCGATG GTGGCTTTTGAGTCACACCCTCATCTGAGGGCTTCCACCATCTCATCTTCACTCtccaccatccctggagggaaaCC CGCCTACTCCTTCCACGTCAGCGCTGACGGGCAGATGCAGCCGGTGCCTTTCCCGCCCGACGCCCTCATCGGCTCCGGCATCCCCCGCCACGCGCGGCAGCTCCACACCCTGACCCACGGCGAGGTGGTCTGCGCCGTCAGCATCAGCAGCTCCACACAGCACGTCTACACCGGGGGCAAGGGCTGTGTGAAGGTGTGGGACGTGGCGCAGCCGGGCACCAAGACGGCCGTGGCTCAGCTGGACTGCCTG AACCGTGACAACTACATCCGCTCCTGCAAGCTGCTCCCCGACGGCCGGAGCCTGATCGTGGGCGGGGAGGCCAGCACCCTCTCCATCTGGGACCTGGCGGCCCCCACGCCCCGCATCAAGGCCGAGCTCACCTCCTCTGCCCCCGCCTGCTACGCCCTGGCCATCAGCCCCGATGCCAAAgtctgcttctcctgctgcagcgaCGGCAACATCGTGGTGTGGGACCTGCAGAACCAGACCATGGTGAG gcAGTTTCAGGGCCACACGGATGGTGCCAGCTGCATTGACATCTCTAACTATGGCACCAAGCTGTGGACGGGGGGGCTGGACAACACAGTGCGGTGCTGGGACCTGCGGGAAgggcggcagctgcagcagcacgaCTTCAGCTCCCAG ATCTTCTCCCTGGGGTACTGCCCGACGGGGGAGTGGCTGGCGGTGGGCATGGAGAGCAGCAACGTGGAGATCCTGCATGTGACCAAACCTGAGAAATACCAGCTGCACCTCCACGAGAGCTGCGTCCTCTCCCTCAAATTCGCCTCCTGCG GGAAATGGTTTGTGAGCACGGGGAAGGACAACCTCCTGAATGCCTGGCGAACACCCTATGGAGCCAGCATCTTCCAG TCTAAAGAGTCCTCGTCCGTGCTGAGCTGTGACATCTCCATCAACGACAAATTCATTGTTACGGGCTCTGGGGACAAGAAGGCTACAGTGTATGAGGTGGTATACTGA
- the TLE2 gene encoding transducin-like enhancer protein 2 isoform X2, translating into MFPQGRHPTPLQPGQPFKFSVLEICDRIKEEFQFLQAQYHSLKLECEKLVSEKTEMQRHYVMYYEMSYGLNIEMHKQAEIVKRLSAICAQIIPFLTQEHQQQVLQAVERAKQVTMGELNSIVGQQLQHLSHHASPIPLTSHPSSMQPSSLSGVSSTSGLLALSGALMAQSQLAAKEDRVAQDGENRERTPSRSVSASPPESLQDEERTGGMGLKRKREEKDLPGHYDSDGDKSDYNLVVDEDAPSEPGSPGRAPSSRLPPAHREMPESPASITSSRSATPLKPKDQSLTDPPASAPTSKPSASSPPHDSLTPGPSSAALLRQLPAKAPATNTITLRSPLSVSSPYTASFGMVPHATLSGELPAPSVYMGIHLSPQVSSAVMYGRSPMVAFESHPHLRASTISSSLSTIPGGKPAYSFHVSADGQMQPVPFPPDALIGSGIPRHARQLHTLTHGEVVCAVSISSSTQHVYTGGKGCVKVWDVAQPGTKTAVAQLDCLNRDNYIRSCKLLPDGRSLIVGGEASTLSIWDLAAPTPRIKAELTSSAPACYALAISPDAKVCFSCCSDGNIVVWDLQNQTMVRQFQGHTDGASCIDISNYGTKLWTGGLDNTVRCWDLREGRQLQQHDFSSQIFSLGYCPTGEWLAVGMESSNVEILHVTKPEKYQLHLHESCVLSLKFASCGKWFVSTGKDNLLNAWRTPYGASIFQSKESSSVLSCDISINDKFIVTGSGDKKATVYEVVY; encoded by the exons ATGTTCCCGCAGGGACGGCACCCG ACCCCCCTCCAGCCTGGGCAGCCCTTCAAGTTCTCGGTCCTGGAAATCTGCGACCGCATCAAGGAGGAATTTCAGTTCTTGCAGGCTCAGTACCACAG CCTGAAGCTAGAATGTGAGAAGCTGGTGAGCGAGAAGACGGAGATGCAGAGACATTATGTCATG TACTATGAGATGTCCTACGGGCTGAACATTGAAATGCACAAGCAG GCGGAGATTGTCAAGAGACTGAGTGCCATCTGCGCCCAGATTATACCTTTTCTGACGCAGGAG caccagcagcaggtcctgcagGCTGTGGAGCGGGCCAAGCAGGTGACCATGGGAGAACTGAACAGCATCGTGGGG CAACAGCTTCAGCACCTCTCCCACCACGCATCCCCCATCCCGCTGACATCCCACCCCTCCAGCATGCAGCCTTCTAGCCTCAGCGGGGTCAGCAGCACCTCGGGGCTTCTGGCCCTCTCCGGGGCATTGATGGCACAGTCTCAGCTGGCTGCCAAGGAGGACAGAGTGGCCCAGGATGGGGAGAACAGAG AGCGCACCCCGAGCCGG AGTGTTTCTGCTTCCCCTCCTGAGAGCCTGCAGGATGAGGAGCGGACAGGAGGCATGGGGCTGAAGCGGAAGCGGGAGGAGAAAGACCTGCCTGGGCATTAT GATAGCGATGGGGACAAGAGTGACTACAACCTTGTGGTGGATGAG GACGCCCCCTCGGAgcccggcagccccggccgcgCACCCAGCAGCCGGCTCCCGCCAGCCCACCGGGAGATGCCCGAGAGCCCTGCCTCCATCACCTCTAGCCGGAGCGCGACGCCCCTCAAGCCGAAGGACCAGAGTCTG ACCGACCCTCCAGCCAGCGCGCCCACCTCCAAGCCCTCTGCTTCCTCGCCACCCCACGACTCTCTCACGCCTGGGCCCAGCTCGGCCGCCCTGCTCCGGCAGCTCCCTGCCAAAGCACCCGCCACCAACACCATCA CTCTCCGCAGCCCGCTGAGCGTGTCCAGCCCCTACACGGCCTCCTTTGGGATGGTGCCCCACGCCACCCTCAGCGGGGagctcccagcccccagcgTGTACATGGGCATCCACCTCTCGCCGCAGGTCAGCAGTGCTGTGATGTACGGCCGGTCCCCGATG GTGGCTTTTGAGTCACACCCTCATCTGAGGGCTTCCACCATCTCATCTTCACTCtccaccatccctggagggaaaCC CGCCTACTCCTTCCACGTCAGCGCTGACGGGCAGATGCAGCCGGTGCCTTTCCCGCCCGACGCCCTCATCGGCTCCGGCATCCCCCGCCACGCGCGGCAGCTCCACACCCTGACCCACGGCGAGGTGGTCTGCGCCGTCAGCATCAGCAGCTCCACACAGCACGTCTACACCGGGGGCAAGGGCTGTGTGAAGGTGTGGGACGTGGCGCAGCCGGGCACCAAGACGGCCGTGGCTCAGCTGGACTGCCTG AACCGTGACAACTACATCCGCTCCTGCAAGCTGCTCCCCGACGGCCGGAGCCTGATCGTGGGCGGGGAGGCCAGCACCCTCTCCATCTGGGACCTGGCGGCCCCCACGCCCCGCATCAAGGCCGAGCTCACCTCCTCTGCCCCCGCCTGCTACGCCCTGGCCATCAGCCCCGATGCCAAAgtctgcttctcctgctgcagcgaCGGCAACATCGTGGTGTGGGACCTGCAGAACCAGACCATGGTGAG gcAGTTTCAGGGCCACACGGATGGTGCCAGCTGCATTGACATCTCTAACTATGGCACCAAGCTGTGGACGGGGGGGCTGGACAACACAGTGCGGTGCTGGGACCTGCGGGAAgggcggcagctgcagcagcacgaCTTCAGCTCCCAG ATCTTCTCCCTGGGGTACTGCCCGACGGGGGAGTGGCTGGCGGTGGGCATGGAGAGCAGCAACGTGGAGATCCTGCATGTGACCAAACCTGAGAAATACCAGCTGCACCTCCACGAGAGCTGCGTCCTCTCCCTCAAATTCGCCTCCTGCG GGAAATGGTTTGTGAGCACGGGGAAGGACAACCTCCTGAATGCCTGGCGAACACCCTATGGAGCCAGCATCTTCCAG TCTAAAGAGTCCTCGTCCGTGCTGAGCTGTGACATCTCCATCAACGACAAATTCATTGTTACGGGCTCTGGGGACAAGAAGGCTACAGTGTATGAGGTGGTATACTGA
- the TLE2 gene encoding transducin-like enhancer protein 2 isoform X4, whose product MFPQGRHPTPLQPGQPFKFSVLEICDRIKEEFQFLQAQYHSLKLECEKLVSEKTEMQRHYVMYYEMSYGLNIEMHKQAEIVKRLSAICAQIIPFLTQEHQQQVLQAVERAKQVTMGELNSIVGQQQLQHLSHHASPIPLTSHPSSMQPSSLSGVSSTSGLLALSGALMAQSQLAAKEDRVAQDGENRAPGGWLYF is encoded by the exons ATGTTCCCGCAGGGACGGCACCCG ACCCCCCTCCAGCCTGGGCAGCCCTTCAAGTTCTCGGTCCTGGAAATCTGCGACCGCATCAAGGAGGAATTTCAGTTCTTGCAGGCTCAGTACCACAG CCTGAAGCTAGAATGTGAGAAGCTGGTGAGCGAGAAGACGGAGATGCAGAGACATTATGTCATG TACTATGAGATGTCCTACGGGCTGAACATTGAAATGCACAAGCAG GCGGAGATTGTCAAGAGACTGAGTGCCATCTGCGCCCAGATTATACCTTTTCTGACGCAGGAG caccagcagcaggtcctgcagGCTGTGGAGCGGGCCAAGCAGGTGACCATGGGAGAACTGAACAGCATCGTGGGG CAGCAACAGCTTCAGCACCTCTCCCACCACGCATCCCCCATCCCGCTGACATCCCACCCCTCCAGCATGCAGCCTTCTAGCCTCAGCGGGGTCAGCAGCACCTCGGGGCTTCTGGCCCTCTCCGGGGCATTGATGGCACAGTCTCAGCTGGCTGCCAAGGAGGACAGAGTGGCCCAGGATGGGGAGAACAGAG cccctggaggctGGCTCTATTTCTGA
- the TLE5 gene encoding TLE family member 5 isoform X1: protein MMFPQSRHSGSSHLPQQLKFTTSDSCDRIKDEFQLLQAQYHSLKLECDKLASEKSEMQRHYVMYYEMSYGLNIEMHKQAEIVKRLNGICAQVLPYLSQEHQQQVLGAIERAKQVTAPELNSIIRQQLQAHQLSQLQALALPLTPLPVGLQPPSLPAVSAGTGLLSLSALGSQAHLSKEDKNGHDGDAHQDDDGEKSD, encoded by the exons ATGATGTTTCCACAAAGCCGGCACTCG GGCTCCTCTCACCTGCCGCAGCAGCTGAAGTTCACGACCTCTGACTCCTGCGACCGCATCAAGGACGAgttccagctcctgcaggccCAGTACCACAG CTTGAAGTTGGAATGTGACAAACTAGCCAGTGAGAAATCGGAGATGCAGCGTCACTACGTCATG TATTACGAGATGTCCTACGGGCTGAATATTGAAATGCACAAACAG GCTGAAATCGTCAAGAGGCTAAATGGGATTTGTGCACAGGTTCTGCCCTACCTTTCACAAGAG CATCAGCAGCAAGTCCTGGGAGCCATTGAACGAGCCAAACAGGTTACAGCGCCAGAACTGAACTCCATCATCCGT CAGCAGCTTCAAGCTCACCAGCTGTCACAGCTCCAAGCCCTTGCTCTGCCTCTGACTCCGCTCCCCGTGGGCCTCCAGCCCCCGTCCCTCCCTGCTGTCAGCGCCGGCACCGGGCTCCTCTCGCTCTCGGCCTTGGGCTCCCAGGCTCACCTCTCCAAGGAGGACAAGAACGGCCATGATGGGGATGCCCACCAAGATGACGATGGGGAGAAATCAGATTAG
- the TLE2 gene encoding transducin-like enhancer protein 2 isoform X1: MFPQGRHPTPLQPGQPFKFSVLEICDRIKEEFQFLQAQYHSLKLECEKLVSEKTEMQRHYVMYYEMSYGLNIEMHKQAEIVKRLSAICAQIIPFLTQEHQQQVLQAVERAKQVTMGELNSIVGQQQLQHLSHHASPIPLTSHPSSMQPSSLSGVSSTSGLLALSGALMAQSQLAAKEDRVAQDGENRERTPSRSVSASPPESLQDEERTGGMGLKRKREEKDLPGHYDSDGDKSDYNLVVDEDAPSEPGSPGRAPSSRLPPAHREMPESPASITSSRSATPLKPKDQSLTDPPASAPTSKPSASSPPHDSLTPGPSSAALLRQLPAKAPATNTITLRSPLSVSSPYTASFGMVPHATLSGELPAPSVYMGIHLSPQVSSAVMYGRSPMVAFESHPHLRASTISSSLSTIPGGKPAYSFHVSADGQMQPVPFPPDALIGSGIPRHARQLHTLTHGEVVCAVSISSSTQHVYTGGKGCVKVWDVAQPGTKTAVAQLDCLNRDNYIRSCKLLPDGRSLIVGGEASTLSIWDLAAPTPRIKAELTSSAPACYALAISPDAKVCFSCCSDGNIVVWDLQNQTMVRQFQGHTDGASCIDISNYGTKLWTGGLDNTVRCWDLREGRQLQQHDFSSQIFSLGYCPTGEWLAVGMESSNVEILHVTKPEKYQLHLHESCVLSLKFASCGKWFVSTGKDNLLNAWRTPYGASIFQSKESSSVLSCDISINDKFIVTGSGDKKATVYEVVY, encoded by the exons ATGTTCCCGCAGGGACGGCACCCG ACCCCCCTCCAGCCTGGGCAGCCCTTCAAGTTCTCGGTCCTGGAAATCTGCGACCGCATCAAGGAGGAATTTCAGTTCTTGCAGGCTCAGTACCACAG CCTGAAGCTAGAATGTGAGAAGCTGGTGAGCGAGAAGACGGAGATGCAGAGACATTATGTCATG TACTATGAGATGTCCTACGGGCTGAACATTGAAATGCACAAGCAG GCGGAGATTGTCAAGAGACTGAGTGCCATCTGCGCCCAGATTATACCTTTTCTGACGCAGGAG caccagcagcaggtcctgcagGCTGTGGAGCGGGCCAAGCAGGTGACCATGGGAGAACTGAACAGCATCGTGGGG CAGCAACAGCTTCAGCACCTCTCCCACCACGCATCCCCCATCCCGCTGACATCCCACCCCTCCAGCATGCAGCCTTCTAGCCTCAGCGGGGTCAGCAGCACCTCGGGGCTTCTGGCCCTCTCCGGGGCATTGATGGCACAGTCTCAGCTGGCTGCCAAGGAGGACAGAGTGGCCCAGGATGGGGAGAACAGAG AGCGCACCCCGAGCCGG AGTGTTTCTGCTTCCCCTCCTGAGAGCCTGCAGGATGAGGAGCGGACAGGAGGCATGGGGCTGAAGCGGAAGCGGGAGGAGAAAGACCTGCCTGGGCATTAT GATAGCGATGGGGACAAGAGTGACTACAACCTTGTGGTGGATGAG GACGCCCCCTCGGAgcccggcagccccggccgcgCACCCAGCAGCCGGCTCCCGCCAGCCCACCGGGAGATGCCCGAGAGCCCTGCCTCCATCACCTCTAGCCGGAGCGCGACGCCCCTCAAGCCGAAGGACCAGAGTCTG ACCGACCCTCCAGCCAGCGCGCCCACCTCCAAGCCCTCTGCTTCCTCGCCACCCCACGACTCTCTCACGCCTGGGCCCAGCTCGGCCGCCCTGCTCCGGCAGCTCCCTGCCAAAGCACCCGCCACCAACACCATCA CTCTCCGCAGCCCGCTGAGCGTGTCCAGCCCCTACACGGCCTCCTTTGGGATGGTGCCCCACGCCACCCTCAGCGGGGagctcccagcccccagcgTGTACATGGGCATCCACCTCTCGCCGCAGGTCAGCAGTGCTGTGATGTACGGCCGGTCCCCGATG GTGGCTTTTGAGTCACACCCTCATCTGAGGGCTTCCACCATCTCATCTTCACTCtccaccatccctggagggaaaCC CGCCTACTCCTTCCACGTCAGCGCTGACGGGCAGATGCAGCCGGTGCCTTTCCCGCCCGACGCCCTCATCGGCTCCGGCATCCCCCGCCACGCGCGGCAGCTCCACACCCTGACCCACGGCGAGGTGGTCTGCGCCGTCAGCATCAGCAGCTCCACACAGCACGTCTACACCGGGGGCAAGGGCTGTGTGAAGGTGTGGGACGTGGCGCAGCCGGGCACCAAGACGGCCGTGGCTCAGCTGGACTGCCTG AACCGTGACAACTACATCCGCTCCTGCAAGCTGCTCCCCGACGGCCGGAGCCTGATCGTGGGCGGGGAGGCCAGCACCCTCTCCATCTGGGACCTGGCGGCCCCCACGCCCCGCATCAAGGCCGAGCTCACCTCCTCTGCCCCCGCCTGCTACGCCCTGGCCATCAGCCCCGATGCCAAAgtctgcttctcctgctgcagcgaCGGCAACATCGTGGTGTGGGACCTGCAGAACCAGACCATGGTGAG gcAGTTTCAGGGCCACACGGATGGTGCCAGCTGCATTGACATCTCTAACTATGGCACCAAGCTGTGGACGGGGGGGCTGGACAACACAGTGCGGTGCTGGGACCTGCGGGAAgggcggcagctgcagcagcacgaCTTCAGCTCCCAG ATCTTCTCCCTGGGGTACTGCCCGACGGGGGAGTGGCTGGCGGTGGGCATGGAGAGCAGCAACGTGGAGATCCTGCATGTGACCAAACCTGAGAAATACCAGCTGCACCTCCACGAGAGCTGCGTCCTCTCCCTCAAATTCGCCTCCTGCG GGAAATGGTTTGTGAGCACGGGGAAGGACAACCTCCTGAATGCCTGGCGAACACCCTATGGAGCCAGCATCTTCCAG TCTAAAGAGTCCTCGTCCGTGCTGAGCTGTGACATCTCCATCAACGACAAATTCATTGTTACGGGCTCTGGGGACAAGAAGGCTACAGTGTATGAGGTGGTATACTGA
- the TLE5 gene encoding TLE family member 5 isoform X2, whose protein sequence is MMFPQSRHSGSSHLPQQLKFTTSDSCDRIKDEFQLLQAQYHSLKLECDKLASEKSEMQRHYVMYYEMSYGLNIEMHKQAEIVKRLNGICAQVLPYLSQEHQQQVLGAIERAKQVTAPELNSIIRQLQAHQLSQLQALALPLTPLPVGLQPPSLPAVSAGTGLLSLSALGSQAHLSKEDKNGHDGDAHQDDDGEKSD, encoded by the exons ATGATGTTTCCACAAAGCCGGCACTCG GGCTCCTCTCACCTGCCGCAGCAGCTGAAGTTCACGACCTCTGACTCCTGCGACCGCATCAAGGACGAgttccagctcctgcaggccCAGTACCACAG CTTGAAGTTGGAATGTGACAAACTAGCCAGTGAGAAATCGGAGATGCAGCGTCACTACGTCATG TATTACGAGATGTCCTACGGGCTGAATATTGAAATGCACAAACAG GCTGAAATCGTCAAGAGGCTAAATGGGATTTGTGCACAGGTTCTGCCCTACCTTTCACAAGAG CATCAGCAGCAAGTCCTGGGAGCCATTGAACGAGCCAAACAGGTTACAGCGCCAGAACTGAACTCCATCATCCGT CAGCTTCAAGCTCACCAGCTGTCACAGCTCCAAGCCCTTGCTCTGCCTCTGACTCCGCTCCCCGTGGGCCTCCAGCCCCCGTCCCTCCCTGCTGTCAGCGCCGGCACCGGGCTCCTCTCGCTCTCGGCCTTGGGCTCCCAGGCTCACCTCTCCAAGGAGGACAAGAACGGCCATGATGGGGATGCCCACCAAGATGACGATGGGGAGAAATCAGATTAG